One stretch of Shewanella sp. Arc9-LZ DNA includes these proteins:
- a CDS encoding HlyD family secretion protein — translation MKHILFSALFSTLFSSLILISGCTPATPSQALGTLERDRVILRSTAAEIITAQPIKKGMQVNAGDLLVQFDTQKQAARLAVMQAEVVKAQAYLLKLTNGERPEDIASANSALKSANAAKIEAQKSYQRSASLLLKNLVSEAERDRALALRDQANAEYDAANDRLTILIKGVRQEDIFQAQAALDAANANLRYEQQVYSDLSIRATRSGKLDNLPYNVGERVQLSAIVAVIQADAAPYARVYIPEPYAAKLHIGQTLSVSVDGIDGTFNGTLRWISTEPAFTPYYALNQSDRSRLAFLAEVNLDSSASELPTGIPAQVILPTQK, via the coding sequence ATGAAACACATTCTATTTTCAGCGTTATTTTCAACGTTATTCTCCAGCTTGATATTAATAAGTGGCTGCACCCCAGCCACCCCTTCACAAGCATTAGGTACCTTAGAGCGCGATCGAGTCATTCTTCGTTCAACCGCCGCAGAAATCATTACTGCACAACCCATTAAAAAAGGCATGCAAGTCAACGCCGGTGATTTATTAGTCCAATTTGATACCCAAAAACAAGCCGCGCGCTTAGCGGTAATGCAAGCCGAAGTGGTCAAAGCCCAAGCCTACTTACTAAAACTCACCAATGGCGAGCGCCCTGAAGATATCGCCAGTGCCAATTCGGCATTAAAAAGTGCTAACGCCGCCAAAATAGAAGCACAAAAGTCTTATCAACGCAGCGCGAGTTTATTATTAAAAAATCTAGTCAGTGAAGCAGAACGCGATCGTGCTTTAGCGCTTCGCGATCAAGCCAATGCAGAATATGACGCCGCCAACGATCGGCTAACCATATTAATCAAAGGTGTTCGCCAAGAAGATATTTTTCAAGCCCAAGCGGCACTCGATGCTGCCAATGCCAACCTACGTTACGAGCAGCAGGTTTACAGCGACTTAAGCATTCGTGCAACTCGCAGCGGTAAGCTAGATAACTTACCTTACAATGTAGGCGAACGCGTCCAACTGAGTGCAATCGTTGCAGTTATTCAAGCTGATGCAGCGCCCTACGCCAGAGTGTATATACCTGAACCCTATGCTGCCAAACTTCACATTGGCCAAACGTTGTCGGTCAGTGTAGATGGTATCGACGGCACATTTAACGGCACACTACGTTGGATAAGTACTGAACCAGCATTTACCCCCTACTACGCGCTGAATCAATCAGATCGGTCACGATTAGCTTTTCTAGCTGAAGTCAATTTAGACAGTTCGGCCAGCGAGCTACCTACGGGCATACCAGCCCAAGTTATATTGCCGACACAAAAATGA
- a CDS encoding PDC sensor domain-containing protein — MAAMSYLSVIERYHEYEHLVHELLESILIGVGDINLFEQPISAKIFEDMAISYPFVELIYLLDQQGMQICPNISVINQQVKLMACGHHADRSQRPYFTQLTAIDTVHITRPYLSNSGGGLCLSASQMIKSASGQVVIVVIDVNLTRLIEFMMGDSARRKMSPFFKSIYAAIVLCLFVLVSVLMWTVIRDIYTLFSQISATHDPLQPFGIIIFLTLALAIFDLGKTILEEEVLMHKDIFRHSSTRRTITRFISTILIAISIEALLTMFKASLGEKQYIEPAILMMLAVVGLLVGLGIYVYLGAKAELLLTQTQAGKHTRRVQTKSE, encoded by the coding sequence ATGGCAGCGATGAGCTATTTAAGTGTGATTGAGCGTTACCATGAATATGAACACTTGGTACACGAATTATTAGAATCGATTTTGATCGGTGTGGGAGACATTAATCTATTCGAACAGCCTATTTCAGCTAAAATTTTTGAAGACATGGCGATTAGTTATCCCTTTGTGGAACTCATTTATTTACTTGATCAGCAAGGGATGCAGATTTGCCCTAATATCAGTGTCATTAATCAGCAAGTTAAGCTAATGGCTTGCGGTCATCATGCTGACCGAAGTCAGCGACCTTATTTTACTCAATTGACTGCCATCGACACCGTTCATATCACTCGACCTTATTTATCTAACTCCGGTGGTGGGCTGTGTTTGTCGGCATCACAAATGATTAAATCGGCCTCTGGGCAAGTGGTTATTGTGGTTATTGATGTCAACCTAACACGATTAATCGAGTTTATGATGGGCGACAGTGCTCGGCGTAAAATGTCACCGTTTTTTAAAAGCATTTATGCTGCAATTGTACTGTGTCTGTTTGTGTTGGTGAGTGTACTTATGTGGACCGTGATCCGCGATATTTATACCTTATTTAGCCAAATATCTGCGACCCATGATCCGCTACAGCCCTTTGGTATTATCATTTTTCTTACATTGGCATTAGCTATTTTTGATTTGGGTAAAACCATTTTGGAAGAAGAAGTGCTTATGCATAAAGATATCTTCCGCCACAGTTCGACCCGAAGAACGATTACGCGGTTTATTTCGACCATTTTGATCGCGATTTCAATTGAAGCTTTGCTGACCATGTTTAAAGCGTCGCTGGGAGAAAAGCAATATATTGAACCAGCCATTCTGATGATGTTGGCGGTCGTTGGGCTATTGGTTGGGTTAGGGATATATGTGTACTTAGGGGCCAAAGCTGAGCTGCTACTCACACAAACACAAGCCGGTAAGCACACTAGGCGCGTACAAACTAAGAGTGAATAG
- a CDS encoding flavohemoglobin expression-modulating QEGLA motif protein produces MSDSLLRYQQDIRRFSDELIRIQAPIKILDSIKWPRQVEDDFLAKQSKELPNVSNDFYQSIPLSFNADQTQTDLQGLKSAVERGLGKRDKLGKILLANIDQYRIVIDMLHNRGKPMFGKLSQELYGSASDKLHGDRHTVRQLGDRLSHIFSLPAARHMSSRHPKIVTAPEAVTILSERLVKYFHNDEIHVKLSDGIVSDAAVGGDTVKLNTRAMFSESDLNVYEVHEGWVHVGTTLNGRAQPHATWLSVGSPRVTASQEGLAVLMEMLTLSSNPGRARRISDRVSAVDMAEQGADFIEVYRYFRNLNLSSKDSYRVTQRVFRGGMVGGGSFFTKDISYVRGYVENINFIRSAISTGLPELIPMLFLGKLAIEDIPVLYQAYQEGIIAHPKYLPPMFEDISGLYAWFGFASGIGNIDLKGVQRHFARQFKNVVPTSAVDLFEDSEFDNNFE; encoded by the coding sequence ATGTCTGACTCTTTATTGCGTTATCAACAAGATATTCGTCGTTTTTCTGATGAATTAATTCGCATCCAAGCACCGATTAAAATTTTGGATTCGATAAAATGGCCAAGACAAGTTGAAGATGACTTTTTAGCCAAACAAAGCAAAGAATTACCCAACGTCAGTAATGATTTCTATCAATCGATTCCTTTATCATTTAACGCAGATCAGACCCAGACCGACCTACAAGGGTTAAAAAGTGCCGTTGAGCGAGGTTTAGGCAAACGCGATAAGCTAGGTAAAATTTTACTGGCTAACATTGACCAATATCGAATAGTAATAGACATGCTGCATAACCGCGGCAAGCCAATGTTTGGTAAACTCAGCCAAGAATTGTACGGCAGTGCGAGCGACAAATTACATGGCGATCGTCATACGGTACGCCAACTGGGCGATCGCTTAAGCCATATATTTTCGCTGCCAGCAGCGCGTCACATGAGTAGCCGTCATCCTAAAATTGTGACCGCCCCAGAAGCGGTAACTATTCTTAGCGAACGCTTAGTGAAGTATTTTCATAACGATGAAATTCACGTTAAATTGAGCGATGGTATTGTCTCTGATGCGGCAGTAGGTGGCGATACCGTTAAGCTCAATACCCGCGCCATGTTCAGCGAATCGGATCTCAATGTATATGAAGTGCACGAAGGCTGGGTGCATGTGGGCACCACACTTAATGGTCGGGCGCAACCACATGCAACTTGGCTCAGTGTTGGTTCACCACGAGTGACAGCGTCGCAGGAAGGCTTAGCAGTGTTGATGGAAATGCTGACATTAAGCTCAAATCCAGGCCGTGCTCGTCGAATTAGCGATCGAGTATCTGCTGTCGACATGGCAGAACAAGGTGCCGACTTTATTGAAGTCTATCGATACTTTAGAAACCTCAACCTGAGTTCAAAAGACAGTTATCGTGTTACTCAACGGGTGTTTCGTGGTGGCATGGTTGGTGGTGGCAGCTTTTTCACTAAAGATATCTCCTACGTACGCGGTTATGTTGAAAACATTAACTTTATTCGTAGCGCCATCAGCACAGGTTTACCAGAACTAATCCCAATGCTGTTTTTGGGTAAATTAGCCATCGAAGACATTCCTGTTCTGTATCAAGCTTACCAAGAAGGCATTATTGCTCACCCTAAATATTTACCCCCAATGTTTGAAGACATTAGCGGTCTGTATGCTTGGTTTGGTTTTGCGTCTGGTATCGGCAATATCGACTTAAAAGGGGTGCAACGTCATTTTGCACGCCAATTCAAAAATGTTGTCCCGACTTCTGCTGTCGACTTATTTGAAGATTCAGAATTTGATAACAACTTCGAATAA